Proteins co-encoded in one Dehalobacter sp. genomic window:
- a CDS encoding 4Fe-4S binding protein, with product MQRKWIITGVAIIFLIGGYIYGISQQKMDEKVIAGLYKKLIPEAAKFEPMSDRTAQAFDATGKLMAYVGLSSHNGYGGPMLVGTIVDPSGKLREPVILENNETPSFLMRLAAGGYYKQYMDLPVNSILMLNQDLDAITGATLASRAVSDSVRENAHSIARVAFHQNPEQPVVQWQFGMKEMMAILLFTMSFVIYKVKKLQKYRLIFLGASTIILGFWLNRSLSVAQFSSLFLGYLPSPKTNLLFYIVLAGVIAPILFSGKNIYCLYVCPFCGIQEAAYKISGKNIPLRKARIWLVRLRNLLLFAVLMGAVITAKANAITYEPFGVAFGLDLRAESYLWYILFAALISAFLFRKLWCVGFCPAGAFLDILEDLAKAIRKKCCKIKEKDVLDKQEKSALIK from the coding sequence ATGCAAAGAAAGTGGATCATTACAGGTGTGGCTATCATCTTTCTGATTGGGGGCTATATCTATGGAATCAGCCAACAGAAAATGGATGAGAAAGTTATAGCCGGCCTGTACAAAAAATTAATTCCGGAAGCAGCAAAGTTTGAGCCGATGAGCGACAGAACGGCCCAAGCGTTTGATGCAACCGGTAAACTCATGGCTTATGTCGGTCTTAGTTCCCATAATGGCTATGGTGGTCCGATGTTGGTCGGCACCATCGTTGATCCTTCGGGTAAATTGAGGGAACCGGTAATTTTAGAGAACAATGAGACTCCCTCTTTCCTGATGCGTCTAGCTGCTGGCGGGTACTATAAACAATATATGGATTTACCCGTCAACAGCATCTTGATGTTAAATCAGGACTTAGATGCCATTACCGGCGCAACTTTGGCCAGCCGTGCTGTGAGCGACAGCGTAAGGGAGAATGCGCACAGTATAGCCCGCGTAGCGTTTCATCAGAATCCGGAACAGCCTGTGGTCCAGTGGCAATTTGGTATGAAAGAAATGATGGCTATCTTGCTGTTTACGATGAGTTTTGTTATTTACAAGGTCAAAAAACTTCAGAAGTATCGCTTGATATTCTTAGGAGCCAGTACTATTATTCTCGGATTTTGGCTGAACAGATCGCTGTCTGTTGCCCAGTTCTCTTCGTTGTTTTTAGGATATTTGCCTTCACCCAAAACGAATTTGTTATTTTATATCGTTCTGGCAGGTGTTATCGCACCCATTCTTTTTTCCGGCAAAAATATATATTGCCTCTATGTTTGTCCGTTTTGCGGGATACAAGAAGCGGCTTACAAAATAAGCGGTAAAAACATACCGCTCCGAAAAGCGCGAATTTGGCTGGTCAGGTTACGCAATCTGTTATTATTTGCGGTCCTGATGGGAGCGGTGATAACCGCCAAGGCCAACGCAATAACTTATGAGCCGTTTGGGGTCGCCTTTGGACTGGATTTAAGAGCGGAAAGCTATTTGTGGTATATCCTTTTCGCAGCGCTTATATCTGCTTTTTTGTTCCGAAAATTGTGGTGCGTGGGATTCTGTCCAGCCGGTGCTTTTTTGGATATACTCGAGGATTTGGCCAAAGCTATTCGAAAGAAATGCTGCAAAATTAAAGAAAAAGATGTATTAGACAAGCAGGAGAAGTCTGCTTTGATAAAGTGA
- the groL gene encoding chaperonin GroEL (60 kDa chaperone family; promotes refolding of misfolded polypeptides especially under stressful conditions; forms two stacked rings of heptamers to form a barrel-shaped 14mer; ends can be capped by GroES; misfolded proteins enter the barrel where they are refolded when GroES binds), which produces MDTTLLAGEKARQSLAAGIDLIASCVKVTLGPKGRNVVLDPVVGLPKITNDGASIANIISTPNRFQNLGCQIIKEVSDKTNDRVGDGTTTSIVLAQAMIREGMKNIAAGSNPTSLISGIEKGIESAIEAINKSAVKISSLEKVKQVATVSSGDPEIGGLISEAVEKVGFHGMIMVEEDQALKTRLEVTEGIRFDKGCFTPKIVKSWEKKEEVLEDPYILVTDTKISYIYEIFSIMEEVVKSGKPLVIITEDISVDLLALLLANKQKGTMNVIAIQTPGHGERRKAYLQDIAVITGATVISEEAGIPLEEVQGYHLGRAKRILVDTKNTTIIGGQGDKEEIEARCAEVRAEYEPLLPGWRKEKLQERLGWLQGGIAIIKVGAATRLEMKEKKDRIDDAVNAVRVAIEEGIVPGGGIALLEATDALAEIKLDDPEAMVGLRIVQKALEAPLRQIVENAGENGDSVIENVRELPAGHGYNAAEDSYVDMIVSGIIDPVQVTYTALKNAASIATLVIGAEGLIINNAPNFMNL; this is translated from the coding sequence ATGGATACAACATTATTGGCCGGGGAGAAGGCCAGACAATCACTCGCAGCAGGAATAGACCTTATCGCCTCTTGTGTTAAGGTTACACTGGGACCAAAAGGAAGAAATGTTGTTTTAGACCCGGTGGTTGGTCTTCCGAAAATTACAAATGACGGGGCTAGTATTGCCAATATCATTTCCACACCTAACCGGTTCCAAAATTTAGGATGCCAGATTATCAAAGAAGTATCAGACAAAACCAACGACAGGGTGGGTGACGGGACAACGACATCGATTGTTCTGGCCCAGGCCATGATTCGGGAAGGGATGAAAAATATTGCGGCGGGTAGTAATCCCACTTCTCTTATAAGCGGCATAGAAAAAGGAATTGAAAGCGCTATTGAGGCTATTAATAAAAGCGCAGTCAAGATATCCAGTCTGGAGAAGGTTAAGCAGGTGGCTACTGTATCGTCAGGAGATCCGGAGATCGGGGGGCTTATTAGCGAAGCTGTAGAAAAAGTTGGTTTCCATGGGATGATCATGGTGGAAGAAGATCAAGCGCTGAAAACCCGGTTAGAGGTTACGGAAGGGATACGTTTTGACAAGGGATGTTTTACACCGAAAATCGTAAAGTCTTGGGAGAAAAAAGAAGAGGTTTTGGAAGATCCGTACATTCTTGTAACCGATACCAAGATTAGCTATATCTATGAGATTTTCTCCATCATGGAAGAGGTCGTAAAAAGCGGCAAGCCTCTTGTAATTATTACTGAAGATATTTCTGTTGATTTGCTTGCTCTTCTGCTTGCAAATAAGCAAAAAGGGACCATGAATGTCATTGCTATTCAGACCCCCGGTCATGGGGAGCGGCGTAAAGCTTACTTGCAGGATATAGCGGTTATTACTGGTGCCACGGTTATTTCAGAAGAGGCCGGAATCCCACTTGAAGAAGTACAAGGATACCACTTAGGAAGAGCAAAGCGGATTCTGGTTGATACGAAGAATACGACCATTATTGGCGGACAAGGTGACAAAGAAGAGATTGAGGCGCGTTGCGCTGAAGTACGTGCGGAATATGAGCCTTTGCTTCCCGGCTGGAGAAAAGAGAAACTCCAGGAAAGGCTGGGGTGGCTGCAGGGCGGAATAGCTATCATTAAAGTCGGTGCTGCCACGAGACTGGAAATGAAGGAGAAAAAGGATCGGATTGATGATGCTGTCAATGCAGTAAGGGTAGCGATTGAAGAAGGGATTGTACCTGGCGGAGGTATCGCTTTGCTCGAAGCAACGGATGCATTGGCAGAGATCAAGCTGGATGATCCTGAAGCTATGGTCGGACTGCGGATTGTCCAAAAGGCTTTGGAAGCGCCTTTACGCCAGATTGTTGAGAATGCCGGCGAAAACGGAGATTCCGTCATTGAAAACGTCCGGGAACTTCCTGCCGGACATGGTTATAATGCTGCCGAAGATAGCTACGTTGATATGATAGTAAGTGGAATCATCGATCCTGTCCAGGTAACTTATACGGCATTGAAAAATGCTGCCTCTATTGCAACGTTAGTTATCGGCGCAGAAGGATTGATTATTAACAATGCTCCAAACTTCATGAATTTATAG
- a CDS encoding reductive dehalogenase → MERRDFFKLAGIAAVATGAASAGVVGYLNGADPSTNTGWEKESVTPGELFDRTPFETDQLPFNKVGTPKRVEMYAETQLRRSTLSKAFDVPQGMPFNAYLKSVVDVNNLANTPLSIIKDKDLAAFYQGVLNRYGWNYFAEDLRHILEVQPRFARINAETAFDFAIANAYEWAQSVHMGYHVSRVSSKDSDFQGVAKKRYEIKDPKEMSRLIKKIGTLFGSPIVRIVKLNPEWSYERAPDSIRGYTRGEPVNIPEHWKYGIIMGQPLSWETLGGAPSYFHTLEAYGNSSIYAARMSDFVKRLGYPARENSPHARYEFIMPPHMVAAGVGEQGRNGLVITPEFGPNFRPSMVVTDLPLEPDKPINIGVRNFCMNCKICAEQCPSRSISLDGPKEIGGRGYDGWQINAAQCHNFWLEVPNGGCRVCIAVCPFSKKSNWLHTTARDIAIRDRTGLTAKGLTWMERAFYGENTPEHYHYEEGSRQYGLVGEKPWFFESKDFLKES, encoded by the coding sequence ATGGAAAGAAGAGATTTCTTTAAGCTCGCGGGGATAGCGGCGGTAGCGACAGGTGCGGCTTCTGCTGGGGTTGTCGGCTATTTGAACGGCGCTGACCCATCTACCAACACTGGTTGGGAAAAGGAAAGCGTTACTCCTGGTGAACTCTTTGACCGCACCCCGTTTGAAACGGATCAGCTCCCTTTCAATAAAGTAGGAACACCAAAACGCGTGGAGATGTACGCAGAAACGCAGCTCCGCCGGTCAACCCTAAGCAAGGCTTTTGACGTACCTCAGGGAATGCCCTTCAATGCTTATCTCAAGTCGGTGGTAGATGTAAACAATCTGGCGAATACGCCCTTAAGTATTATTAAAGATAAGGATTTGGCCGCATTCTATCAGGGTGTCCTTAATCGGTACGGTTGGAACTATTTTGCGGAAGATTTGAGGCATATCCTGGAAGTTCAGCCGAGATTCGCCCGGATCAACGCTGAGACAGCTTTCGATTTTGCCATAGCCAACGCTTACGAATGGGCGCAGAGCGTCCATATGGGTTACCATGTTTCCAGGGTTTCTTCCAAGGATAGCGATTTTCAAGGCGTAGCCAAAAAAAGGTACGAGATTAAAGATCCCAAAGAAATGAGCAGGCTCATCAAAAAAATCGGAACCTTATTTGGCTCACCGATCGTGCGCATTGTCAAACTCAATCCCGAATGGAGCTATGAACGGGCCCCTGACAGTATCCGTGGTTATACTCGCGGAGAGCCCGTAAATATACCGGAGCATTGGAAATACGGTATCATTATGGGCCAACCCCTTTCGTGGGAGACGCTCGGCGGAGCCCCTTCCTATTTTCATACTCTGGAAGCTTATGGTAATTCCAGTATTTACGCCGCCAGAATGTCGGATTTTGTAAAAAGGCTCGGTTATCCTGCCAGGGAAAACTCCCCCCACGCTCGTTATGAGTTCATCATGCCGCCGCATATGGTGGCTGCAGGAGTAGGAGAGCAGGGACGAAATGGACTCGTCATAACACCGGAATTCGGGCCAAATTTCCGTCCGAGTATGGTCGTAACTGACTTGCCATTAGAGCCCGACAAGCCGATCAACATCGGTGTGCGAAATTTCTGTATGAACTGTAAGATCTGTGCTGAGCAGTGCCCAAGCCGCTCTATTTCCCTCGACGGACCCAAGGAGATTGGTGGCCGTGGTTATGACGGATGGCAGATCAATGCAGCGCAATGCCATAATTTCTGGCTGGAAGTTCCCAACGGAGGTTGCCGTGTCTGTATTGCGGTGTGCCCATTCTCCAAAAAATCCAATTGGTTGCATACCACTGCCAGAGATATTGCGATACGCGACCGTACCGGTTTAACAGCCAAGGGCCTTACATGGATGGAGAGGGCTTTCTATGGGGAGAATACGCCGGAACATTATCATTATGAGGAAGGCTCACGTCAATATGGCCTCGTCGGCGAAAAACCGTGGTTCTTTGAGTCTAAAGATTTCTTAAAAGAAAGTTAG
- a CDS encoding 4Fe-4S binding protein: MKKFILIAKKFIPLFAIVILVLTMVYGYYINKMDQDVVQGYYQQLFPKADHFDSISDRTAKAIGADGNLMAYVGICSNVGYGGPVMVGTIINLTGGIQDVVILQHKETPSYLNKIAQAGYFRQYTKKHADDPLVLDADIDRVSGATLSTRAIAKSVNDVAHTVAVQELNVTPKKAEISWNIGIKEIAVALLFILSVFIPRFKQLAKFRLVFLGLSIVILGFWLNRSLSMGHISALLLGYFPSPSENLIWYLVLLGALAPALITGKNIYCAYVCPFHGLQEATHMISKVNIPIGKYVKWFHTIKEVILFLVLFFAFLFVNPSCSSFEPFGTIFGLNGSSNQWYLLFVILLTSFFYRRFWCVAFCPVGTFVDKVAQLGRKIREIIGLPSKKKVRKVENMNV, encoded by the coding sequence ATGAAAAAATTTATATTAATTGCTAAAAAATTTATTCCATTATTTGCTATTGTAATTTTGGTTCTAACAATGGTATATGGGTATTACATCAATAAAATGGATCAGGATGTTGTCCAAGGGTATTACCAGCAGTTGTTTCCGAAAGCAGACCATTTTGATTCAATAAGTGACCGGACGGCCAAGGCGATAGGCGCAGACGGAAACCTTATGGCTTATGTCGGGATCTGCAGTAATGTCGGCTATGGGGGGCCCGTGATGGTAGGGACTATCATCAATCTGACCGGGGGTATTCAGGATGTAGTGATCCTGCAGCATAAGGAGACTCCTTCTTATCTCAACAAGATAGCCCAGGCCGGCTATTTCCGCCAGTACACCAAAAAACATGCGGATGATCCGCTGGTTTTGGACGCTGACATTGACAGAGTATCGGGGGCAACGCTTTCCACACGGGCTATCGCAAAATCTGTGAATGATGTTGCGCATACAGTGGCCGTCCAAGAATTGAATGTTACACCTAAAAAAGCAGAGATCTCCTGGAATATAGGAATAAAAGAAATCGCAGTTGCTTTACTCTTTATACTTTCTGTTTTCATACCCCGTTTCAAGCAATTGGCGAAGTTTAGGTTGGTATTTCTGGGACTTAGTATCGTTATTTTAGGTTTTTGGTTAAATAGGTCATTATCGATGGGACACATCAGTGCGCTGCTTCTTGGATACTTCCCGTCTCCGAGCGAAAATCTGATATGGTATCTTGTTTTGTTGGGAGCATTGGCACCTGCTTTAATAACCGGTAAAAACATCTACTGTGCGTATGTTTGTCCTTTCCACGGCTTGCAGGAAGCTACCCACATGATTAGTAAAGTCAATATACCGATCGGAAAATATGTTAAATGGTTCCACACAATAAAAGAAGTTATCTTATTTTTAGTTTTGTTCTTTGCCTTCCTCTTTGTAAACCCTTCATGTTCCAGTTTTGAACCCTTTGGAACGATATTTGGCTTAAACGGATCCAGTAATCAGTGGTATTTGCTTTTTGTCATATTGCTTACCAGCTTTTTCTACCGCCGGTTCTGGTGTGTTGCGTTTTGTCCGGTTGGGACATTTGTGGACAAGGTCGCACAACTGGGACGGAAAATTCGGGAAATCATTGGGTTGCCCTCCAAGAAAAAGGTTAGAAAGGTGGAGAATATGAATGTCTGA
- a CDS encoding Crp/Fnr family transcriptional regulator, translating into MTDINRDYCIVPDNFYPVKSLQKYVHMGVVRKYRKGDTISFPGEVLDRVIYVVSGKVSVYFLEDNKQKLMYYACRYCPIDGAFGFKIGLIHVVSEENSTVCFFSKEQLFEIFRQDDEAHLEFLSNFACKCGFFMYVSKEMDLYTPTARVLRMIYELCLTKGKVVDNIYEIDIKLTQKTISEITGVHFVSVCRIFGWLKKEKIVHKTPNKIIIYDLPRLKDMINLNNKH; encoded by the coding sequence ATGACAGATATTAACAGAGATTATTGTATTGTCCCAGATAATTTTTACCCTGTTAAAAGTCTTCAAAAATATGTTCATATGGGAGTAGTACGCAAATATCGGAAAGGAGATACCATTAGTTTTCCTGGAGAAGTACTTGACAGGGTCATCTATGTGGTCTCAGGAAAAGTTAGCGTTTACTTTCTCGAAGATAACAAACAAAAATTAATGTATTATGCATGCCGTTATTGTCCCATTGATGGGGCGTTTGGATTTAAAATTGGTCTCATACATGTTGTTTCAGAAGAAAACAGTACGGTTTGTTTTTTCTCAAAAGAACAGCTTTTTGAAATTTTTAGACAGGATGATGAAGCTCATCTAGAGTTTCTTTCGAATTTTGCTTGTAAATGCGGCTTTTTTATGTATGTCTCCAAAGAGATGGACCTTTATACTCCGACCGCCAGAGTTTTAAGAATGATTTATGAACTTTGCTTAACGAAAGGTAAGGTTGTTGATAATATTTATGAGATAGATATTAAATTAACACAAAAGACAATTTCCGAAATAACAGGTGTTCATTTTGTAAGTGTCTGCAGAATTTTTGGATGGCTCAAAAAAGAAAAAATTGTGCATAAGACTCCAAATAAAATCATTATCTATGACTTGCCGAGGCTTAAAGATATGATAAATTTAAATAATAAGCATTAA
- a CDS encoding DUF1638 domain-containing protein → MSKIIIACQTIKDEVRLALQETGVGYPVLYIESGLHNYPDLLRKRLQESINQLENVDTILFAFGYCGNSLVGLISPTATLIIPKVDDCISLLLGSHEQRMNLSREMGTYFLTKGWLDNEKSLLSEYQHYVEKYGSAKADRIMKTMLHHYQRLMIIDTQTCRPEEIMARTENFAKSLKLQHETITGSSRYLKKLFLGPWDEEFITLKPGDTVTLEHTLTEEKKFSNF, encoded by the coding sequence ATGTCCAAGATTATCATTGCCTGTCAAACGATAAAAGATGAAGTACGTTTAGCTTTGCAAGAGACCGGGGTAGGCTATCCGGTGCTATATATTGAATCGGGCCTTCACAACTATCCGGACTTACTTCGGAAAAGGCTTCAAGAATCCATTAATCAACTGGAGAACGTTGATACCATTCTCTTTGCTTTTGGTTATTGCGGAAATAGCCTGGTTGGGCTTATATCACCCACGGCTACTCTGATAATCCCGAAGGTGGATGATTGCATTTCTTTGTTATTGGGTTCTCACGAGCAGAGGATGAATCTTTCCCGGGAAATGGGAACTTATTTCTTGACTAAAGGTTGGCTCGATAATGAGAAGAGCCTATTGTCGGAATATCAGCATTATGTCGAAAAATACGGATCAGCCAAAGCCGACAGGATCATGAAGACCATGCTGCATCATTATCAAAGATTAATGATCATTGATACGCAAACTTGCCGGCCCGAGGAAATTATGGCCAGAACAGAAAACTTTGCTAAATCCTTAAAATTGCAACATGAAACAATTACGGGCTCATCGCGTTATTTGAAGAAACTTTTTCTTGGACCATGGGATGAAGAGTTTATTACGTTAAAGCCGGGCGACACGGTAACGCTTGAGCATACGCTTACCGAAGAAAAGAAGTTTTCGAATTTTTGA